From the Trifolium pratense cultivar HEN17-A07 linkage group LG4, ARS_RC_1.1, whole genome shotgun sequence genome, the window TTGAACGTGGTTTAGCAAATCACTGAGAAAGTTAAGATAATTTAagaaagggtaaatgatcatttacccccctgtaaaataagcaaattttcgtttaccccctgcacagattttttttctgtttacccccttgcaaaaaatagattccctcatttcgcctcctgggtgtacagcaggacaagtgactatgcaaacctattgacgtggcttgtacatgtggaaaaaatcatttatatttattttttaaattccacgtcagataatattttttaaaaaaataaaaaatatttttttcctacaaaataaaaaaaaattctgttttgtttcccaaaaatttttttaaaaaattcctacaaaaaaaattaaatttttttttcatacaaatgattttaaaaaaatttccaacaaaaaaaaaatttcctcccaaaataaaaaaaaaaaaataattttcttattttgctcccaaaataaagatttactccgaaataaagtttatttccgaaataaaaattttaaagatttattttcaaactttttgaattaaaaaaaacataatctttattttttaaaaacaaaactttattttttgttattctctttgaattaaaaaaaatagaaaaagattttcaaaaaaaatataaaatagaaaaacaagttttattggtgttttcttcttctatcaaaaccatttgccctaaaactagaaaaatataaagaagcagaagacaataatgaagtagaagatgATTTCGGCGACTGAAAAAGACGACGACGAATACAATcatgacggtggaagcaaacgattacggcgaagattctattttttttaattcaaaaagatttgaaaataaatctttatttttggagtaaaataagaaaattcgttttttattttattttaggaaaaaaatactcaataattttgtatgaaaaaaaaaaagttatttctaggaaatgttttttaaaattttgaaaaaaaaaaattcgttttctaaattttgtaggaaaaataatttttatttttatttttttaaaaaaatattatttgacgtggaatttaaaaataaatataaatgatttttttccatgtgtacaagccacgtcagcaaatttgcacagtcacttgtcctgctgtacacccagggggcgaaatgagagaatctattttttgcagggggtaaacagaaaaaaaatctgtgcaggggggtaaacgaaaatttccttattttgcaggggggtaaatgatcatttaccctttaaGAAAAGATGAAAGCGTCTTAAAGTAGACAAAAGATCTACCATGACAAAAGCAAAATAGACTTAGACTTTTAAGAGGTCAATCATGTATTTCTTAGAGTCACTCGAATGTGGGGTCTGTCGAGAATTGAAAATGCTCGAACTTATCTCCGGCTTTATTGGACCCTCTCAAAATTTGAGACATTTCGGTAGTGTAGCCTACCAAGTAGCATTACCTCCTTCACTTTTCAACCTTCATAGTGTATTCCATGTATCCCAACTTCACAAGTATGAACAGTCACCTTTATAAGTTTAGGGTTTTGAGACCTTGGTAAAGCTTGTGATGATGTGATTCCATTGGTAAAGCTTGTCTCAGGTGGAGCAGCTAATGAATATGCAACTTGGGAAAGAGGGGGTGAGACGTGCAATTTTTACCCATAATTGTTTACTTCAAgcaattttttagaaaaaaaattccttaACGAAGAGAGAATTGGAACAAAACAATGTAACATCCAGATTTTTATAGCATTAAAAATTGAATCCAACTTATAAATGTATGATGATTTTGAGAGTAATTACTCCTTTCTCTTAAATAAAATGCTCGTGTGCCAATCATcggttggttcagtggtgattgacgctgaacttcgTAGGGAGAACCACGGTTAAACCCTCACAACTGCGGTCGGAAGAGAGCTAAAACCACTcctcaaaccagattaaactggtagtgaaagccaaaaataaaaataaaaaaataaaatgcttGTGTAGTCTTGACATTCTCACTCTCAAAAAATAACTCATAAATATACTCATACTGAAACACATTCCACATTATTAAATGAGTCATGTCAAACCCTAGTGGTGCGTCCTTATCGCACTTCCGTTAGTCCAATCAGCTGAAACTTGACAACGGAGATCAAACTTTCAAACAGAGAAAACTATGGagatcaaaaaattattaaaatctaAATAGAAACGAATGTTAGAAGATCGCACgggatacttttttttttttgaacaagtcgCACGGGATACTTATCAATAAGATATCTAATCTAATTGTATTAATTCCCATTAGAGAACAAATAACATAAACTAATTCCTTTCATTCCATTATTTTATCGATGCAACAGTTTAACGTCTAGTGAAACTAATTTAAATGGACTTCCTTGGCCttcaagttttatttttattccatGAGATAcaagaatatttatttttattccaTGAATTAACAGTTAGTTAACATGGACTAGAGTGAAAAGTACAAAGAGTAACACCTTAGGCCATGCAAATTAGCATGAGTTAAAGAAccagagaaaaataaaacagatagatatgaaacaaaaacaaatgctAAAAACATAGTTTTTTACTGACAATCAACATCAGTGACTAAGATGTATACATTACTGTTTTTTGTCGTAGTATTTGTCAAGCACCATCTCCGAATACTCTCCATAAGTAAGGGAAGCATTTGATGGAataatctggaaaaaaaaaatcaatccatTATTGACTAGAAACTAGAAATATGGCATATCTATTTAATAATAGAGAAATGGTTTTTGTTCAACCAAATTTACACAACTTTTACAACAATTATTTAAGTGGCTAATATGGTTCAAATAGGTGGTTGATTGCGTTCAATAGATAGTTAATGGATATATCGGATGTCAAAATTCATTAACCACCAAACTAACTTTATTTATGGTTGATGAGGTTTGACACTAGTATATCTATTAACCATCTACTGAATGTAATTAATCTCGTATTtgaattaagttttttagggACGTATTTGAATTAAGTTAACCACTTAGATTGTTGTCGCAAATATTGTCTAATTTCTGTAGTTCAAATAACACAACTGTCAATAATATGCGGGTGTAGCAGGTATAGTCTAAAATCTAGATGCGGAAAAATATGTTATGTAGAAAGCTATCTTCATTCTTCATGAATTTCAGAATTCTATATTTGTGATGGATTTCTAGTTGTTTAGTTTAACAGAAATCATTCATCGGTCCCATCATCCACAAAATTTAGAGGTATTGCAGAAACCCTACATATTTAGTGGAACATGAAATGCTATGAACTGATCAACTAGATTCCCTATATAAAGAACTTCAGTTTTTTAATATGCTATGAAAtcattctttttctgtttttcaaTGCCATCTTTTATCAATAATCTGTAATGGCTGAATGTGAAGAACAATTATGACTTTCAGGAATGTACATACCTCTTTATGAATATGAACTTCCTCTGGAAAACTGAGTTTCTCATCCCTGGAAAGAAAAATTATTGACGCACAATATTAAGATGAGCTCAGATACATCATTGACCTCAAGCTTACACGTAATTCTACTATTGAAGACAACTCAACAAAATTTAAGCAATGGAACAGCTAATTTGATCTCAGAGAACATACCAATCAGGTTGCATGAATAATGCAAATGTCGAACGCTCAACACCAGAAGACTCCTCCCCTTTCGGAGCCTAAAAGTACCATATCATCCATATTTTATATCAAAAAATGTGCACCCAAAATGAAAAGGAAACACAACAAAAAGTCAAAGAAAAAATCATCAACTAGTATATAGGCAATGTAAAGCTATAATCTGAGTGACAAATAGTGAGTTTGGGTGACATCTGATCCGTTGAGTCCACAACAACTATTTGTTGCTTTGGCATTGGACATGGTTTGTAATACCACCAACAGCAAAGCAAGCACCCTGGAAAAGGGTACTCGATTTACAATTTTTGGTGAATAACAGTTTGTTACTCAAATTTTTGTGAATATCAATAGTAGTGCTCATTTATATATGTCAATAAACTCAAACatttgaaaaatcaaactttatAAGTcggaaaataaactaaaatataatcatGACATGAATACAAAGCATGGTGGAATACAAGAAACCAATGATGTAAAGTAAAAAATGAGAAGGAATATCTGAACACAATTCAACAGGATGACAATAAAAAATGCTACAAGTCTATCACAAGGAGAGAAAATTTATGCAACTTTCTGAAGTTTTTTAAATTACCTGGACACAATGTGGTGTTGCACGAAGAATACCTCCAGAAAGAATTTCAGCAGTTTCACCAATTTGGTAAGCTATGTCATCTGCTCCAAACACAACCTATAAGGGAAAATACAATGAATGCATTGTGTTAATTCACTAAAATTCTAAGCTTAATATTCACGCCATTTAGGAATAATGTATCAGGTCCATGAAATACTTTCAAACTTTATCCTGACAGCTTCAAGTTATAAGCTTCAAGTGCTTTCAAATTCTAAGCTTCAAATTCTATCCTAATAGCTTTGTTGAAAAAGAGTGGATCATTTTACCATTATTTAACAACTTTAAAATTCTTCCAAATACAAGTTTATTGAAAGGGAGAAAAAGCTTCTTCTAGTTGAAAGAAAGATGAaccaacaaaatatttttatgttgcaGTTGTGTATATCAATATCACCCAGTTACTTTGCATTTCCAGAAGAAGAAATATTACCCAGTTACTTGCATTACCGGGAGAAGAGTGTGTACCTTCACAATTTGATCATTTCTTGTTCGAATATAAAGGCCAGCAGCACTATCAGGGCAAGGTATTTCTACACCATCTCTTGTAAATATACCACAAGTCAAACCTACATGTGTAATCGAAATCAACATTGAACAGACGATACAATGTGAAGATCTTCGTTAGTAATGCTCTGAGTAAcagtttatatttttaaaatccaTGTGGTTCTCTAATCAACTTGACTAGAGGAATATGAGTCTAAGAAGTTAACATtatatagaaacaaaatataatgaaaGAGATGGAGTTGCTACCTAGGATTCTGTAATGAGCccatattaaataaaaataaccatATGTTAAATACCTGTCAGTGAACCATTGTCTGTATGCCATCCACACCAAGAAGACATGGAGTTGGAACCTGGGATTCTGTAACAAGTCATAtctaatttattaatatattttcagTCATATACAAAGGGATAAACTAgaattgttttctttatttaagCATAATAATTACATAAACTTGAAAACTACAATATAAGTTAAATAGCATTGGAAATGAACTGAAAATATTTATGATCGGAGACTATTACCAAGTCTAGAAGTGAAGGAATTGATGAAATCAAACTATTTTACGTGTGCGAGTAATATTTCTCCCTTTAACCCTCTATCCAAAATGAAATTGTTATTCGGCTACCATCGTATAGTTATTTCATATCTTTTACAGCTTATATGAATAGAAAATGTTTAAAGTAACAACCAAGCTTGTAGCTCAATTGGCACCGGCCCAAGTCTACTAAGGTTTGGGTGTAATTGTGAATTGAGAGGCCTCAATCTTGCACTGGGACTTCGGATACGCAGAGAAAACATTATCCATAAATCATATAGTCAAATTCTGATTATAATATCTAATTCATATGTCCAACGCATATTATTATCAATTCAGTTTTAAAAACAAGAACGAAAGATGttttaatgaaattaaaacaaaaaaaactcacatGATTTAAATGCAAAGGTTAAATTGAAACTATAAGTCTCCATTATCAAGGGTTGGGTTTTTCTAGTTATCAATAAACAAGAGGGAAATTTTGactaattaattttcaattaagTTGACAAAGTAATAATGTATTATACCttgaaaaattcaaagaaaagaCAGATCAAACTAAACTCTATCAGTAGAGTCCCATTGGCAATGTGAACACATTTATTTTGTGGACAATATTCACACTTCACATATTGATTCTACTCaatattttagaaaatcaaCAAACATAACCTTGGTGGTTACATCAGATATCAATATAAAAGTCTTCCAATAAGATATGAGACATTGTAAAGAAAATTACCCCTGTTGTGCAGGAAAATAATATAGCAAACGTCCTTTGTGACAGCGGGAGCGATTAAGTATTGATTCCAGACCTTCATCCTTATGAACTTTCATTCCTTTGGATACTGATAAGTTTTGAATGCGACAATTAATCAGAACAGAAATACAAATGAGCAGAAAAATAGGTAAAGGAACGTGATAATCAACAAAACGTTCCCAAGATTTAATGCACCATCAGTCATATAAGGTGCCTCAGGCCTTAATTTGATGAAAGTattgaaatttcaaaacttTGCCAAcgttaaaaaattgaaagatgaTTCCTAGCTTAAGGAGCAATTGGAAAGGGTGAAAAGGGAATCAAAATTCATTGAGGTGACTAATTAAACTAATTGGTTActgtttccatttttattttacatgagATATTTTGGggtaaaatataaaacagataTTCTTTTCTCGAGATAGAATAATCACTAGTCCGAAGCCCCAAACTCTAATTCCTAATCCATCTAAAACTATTTAGAGACTTAACAATGGCTCTGTTTGGGAAGACAAATAAgctatagcttatagcttataagctaaaagctctgtttggtaaacGGTCTTTTcattatgagcttatagcttatttttcagacgctattttaagtagcttatgagcttatggCTTATcgttttttctttaaattttaccccttgaaaaaattaaatattaattaaacatatattttttgtcatttcatacttataagctagttcaactgctaattttaccaaacgctacaaattcaatcagctagcttattcactataagctaaaagctagcttataagttattcTCTATAAGCTCATTCGGTATAAGTTACCTTATCAGTTATCCGCTATTTTATACAAAACAGGGCCAATATAAGAAACACCACTTCAATTTGCAAAGAAATTTATTaggtttcaaaattcaaaataggaAGGGAAATTATTGTCCCTGGGGGAATATAGTTTTTCCACCTCCAACAAGTTACAACATGTATGAAATAAAAAGCTAGAGTAATGCCACGGTTAAAGAGGCCTTTGTCTAAAGCCAAACAAATAACAATGACTGCCTTACCATATTGATCGCAGTGATATGCCACCATCAATCCAACATCAAATATCAGCTTCCCAAGTGCTTTGAAAGCTACatgccaaaaacaaaagaacagtATACATGTAACCAATCGTGTTACCATCCGGCAAAACATGAAGATCAAATAGTTAGGGACAAGTTATTACCGTTAACTAAATTTAACATGATTTGGAAGTTGTATAAACATCATGCACTTAACCTTCTAAATTTAAGTTCAAAATCCATAAGTCAATGTAACAACAGAGCAGAAGCATTGTTTGATctcaactttaaaaaaaataaaattgaacttCTAGTAACCGTTTATccataaaagatgaaaaaactATATGGAGTCATTGAGTAAATATTTTAAGGTTAGGAACATCCAACCACTAAACTTGAATAGATTAACGATACTCAAAGTGGTTAATCATAAGTAAGTATACTTATTAACTGGAATTACTTTTATCAAtaataattactttttattaCTCTGCAAAGGTggaatattttttcaaaagtaaaGTTAGAGCTGCGTAATGTTTTCACTATCTTCTGTATACTTGAAATGTAAAAAGCAACAAAAACTGACAACAGGTATACAAAAGCAAGCGGCATGGTTTGATTCATGCCTGAATGTGTATAGGCATAGCACCACAAGTTAAACAATTTGTGACTTACAATCATCATCTGCATGATCATTCATGTAAAACCCAAGGAAAGAAAACCGATAATACAGACAGAAATCTATATccccaaaaatatgaaaataaacaCAACAAAGGCAAAATCAATTTAGGCTTTAGGACATACCCAATTCAAGTTCTGGTAATGTGCTTCTCGGCCATATATTTGATCCACAATATGATGGGTACCTACAGTTtcatacaaaataaattatgataaaaaaaaagtaagcaacatatataaataacaataaaaagtaACATCTAAGTTTAAAAGGGTATGGAAATAGAACTTATAGACAGAGGTGAACTCAGTAGAATTCTGTGATATCTTGCATGAAAGTTGTATATTTAAAAGAATAATGATTGAATTATGATATAGCAAGAATTTCTCTAGAATATCCATACATTATAAAGAAACACCTGGTGTAAGAAACAGCTAAAAAGTTTATACCAAATCATGTGTTCTCATCCACTTTACCGTTTTAACAATGATTTATCTGTTGTAGGTGTATCAAGTATGGGATTGGCATAGAATGATCCTTTTAATAAATCTGCACTCAGAGAAGAAAAAAGTAGATAAATAAAACCGGCCTGGCTCTAATAATGTAGATAACCAACAGATTTTCCAAAATGCATCCATGCAGCAAAGTATAAGCATTTCCAAATTAATAGATACAAATTAAATgtaatatatagtatatagctGAAGTACTTTCATATATAACATGTCTATGCTATCAACCCATTGCATATTTCTTCTTAGAAAAGTGTAATCCATGTAGATTCATTATATAACTATGTTTTACATGGTTCTGTTACACCTTTGACTGGAATAATACACTAACCCATTCTCATCAAAGACTGTCCTATGGGGATCTCTTCCTCACAAATTACTTTTGAAACATGCAATTTAGAAACTTGTTTAAACTACTTGaagatatttttcttttgtgaaCAGAAAACCAATTTTTATCGAAGAGAAAAG encodes:
- the LOC123881535 gene encoding uncharacterized protein LOC123881535 is translated as MLTFFSPFPRPLSQNAVVPRHTITMSYSTVSIPFSHLQDKNHDLSLKIEQGFGPNGLGILSVTDVPGYSSLRKNLLHLAPRLANLPQEVKDDLEDPNSRYNIGWSHGKERLESGKPDLLKGSFYANPILDTPTTDKSLLKRYPSYCGSNIWPRSTLPELELAFKALGKLIFDVGLMVAYHCDQYVSKGMKVHKDEGLESILNRSRCHKGRLLYYFPAQQGIPGSNSMSSWCGWHTDNGSLTGLTCGIFTRDGVEIPCPDSAAGLYIRTRNDQIVKVVFGADDIAYQIGETAEILSGGILRATPHCVQAPKGEESSGVERSTFALFMQPDWDEKLSFPEEVHIHKEIIPSNASLTYGEYSEMVLDKYYDKKQ